The following is a genomic window from Zalophus californianus isolate mZalCal1 chromosome 10, mZalCal1.pri.v2, whole genome shotgun sequence.
CAGATACAATAATTTCAGGATGACGGACTGTCTTTACGCTTCCTTCTCCATAATGATCTTCTCCTAAATTATTGGGCTTtcccctccaaaaaaacaaaacaaaacaaaaaaacttcatgTAAAACTTCcctttattggggcgcctgggtggctcagccgttaggcgtctgccttcggctcaggtcctggtcgagccccgcatcgggctccctgctccgcgggaagcctgcttctccctctcccactccccctgcttgtgttccctctctcgctgtgtctctgtcaaataaataaataaaatcttaaaacacacacacacacacacacacacacacacacacacaaaacccttccctttattattatatgataAAGTCCTGCTTAAATTTAAAGGCTTAAGTTTGATTTTTACTTTGAATGTGTTGTTGAGCAGAACATTTCAAAGTCAAGCGGAATGAGAGACGGTTTTTCCTCGTGCGGGACAGTAACGCGCCTCTCCTGCCAGCGCGCCTCCAAGTCCTCAGACTGCCTCCTGATGGTGGTCCCCACGAAAGACATCAGTTTTCAGAACGGCCCCTAGGGGGCGGCTGAGGACCAGTGCCCTAGGGCGGCCCGCCGGCGGCGGCCGCGAGGGGCGCCCGAGGTGCACAGATGCACTCCTCCGTCCTCTTTGCACAGCACTTTTAAGAGACTCCGCCGAACTCCAGCGAGGGCAGCTGGGAACGAAATAGAAGCCGAAGTACAAAAATAGTTGGTGCCCCGGCGCGGCAGCTCTGATCCCACGTCGCGCGGCCTGTGCGGGGCGGCGGGCTTGGCTCGCATGCAAGCTCCAGCGCTGGAGATGCCAGGCAGCATGCCGTAGGCTCCTTGCCCTTGAGGCCTCAGACCAGCTCCCCAGGGAGGGGACCCCTTCACAGCCCCAGGCCACCAGCACCGTCAAGCCCGAGGGGCACTTTCTCATTCTTGCACCGCAGAGCAGGAGCTCAGAAAGTTCCTTCTAGATGAAGGAATGGTCAAACCTTACCAGTCAGCTCTGGCTTCTGATCTGAAGACACACCACGCCTTCTGATCACTGACAACAAAAATCACCTCTCTCTGCAGCGAGACCCGTTCTGCCCCTACTCACTAGGATGTGGTTTCATCCTTGGATTCATCTGATTAACCAGCCCCTTTGCCACCAGGCTtcttgagatataactgacacacCACCATGTGTGAGTTCAGGGTGACTGTGGGATgctttgatacatgtatatactgcaaaatgattacaaTAAAGTCAGTTTGATTAACCAACTCTTCAACAATACCTACAGCATTCTCAGTAAGGCCCAGGGCAATCTCAAGTACCTGTGCCTTCTGGGCTATCCAAAAGTTCTCTCAGAACAACAGCCAATCTTTCCTTATGAATGCAACCCCTTCCTCCCAGAACCCGGGGCTCATCCTtgactctctcctctccctctgtacccttATCCCCATTATTTCTTCTCTAAACTACTGAAACATCTCTCTCTTGGTCTCCTAACCTCCCATTTTCTCTTCCAATCCGTTCCCCCAAAACTGGATGTTCTAACTGAAATACAAACTCTGAAGcatccactctctctctcctaggATCCTTCAGTGGCTCCACACTGCCCTTAAGGTTATGGAACCTGGCCGCTTGTCCCACCTTCATTTCTCACCTGTCCATTTGCACCTTATGCTCCAACCACGTTCCTCCAACAGGCTATATTTCATCCCACCTCTATTCTCCCTTTGGCCATGagtattttcttcttctcctctcctggaaaaaagaaaaaagaaaaactactccTTTTCATCACTGAGGCCTGAAACTTCATGTTAGTGCCATCAGAATCATCTTCCTGACACCTCTGACTGGGTTAGGCATCCTTGCTCTGTGCTCCGCAATTCACCCACCCAACAAATAATGATGGGACATCTGCTATGTGCCACTAGGTCCTGGGGATACAGCAATGAATAGGATTATAAAGTCTCTGGCCCTGGGGAGCTTATATTCGAGCGGGGATGGAAGACAGACAAAAAACAGATAATTTCAGGCGGCCATGAGAATTACGAAGCACAATAAAGGGTAGAGCGTGCTGGACAGAGGGGGCGAGTAAGGAGTTTGGAGGAAAAGGTTGGTTGCCAGAGTCTCTGGGCCTTGGTGACCACAGTAATGAGTCTAAATTTTGTTCTAAGATGGAAATTCACTGGAGAGTTTGGTACAGGGAAGTGCCAAGattagatttatattttcaaaatatcactTTGGCTGCTGTGTAGAAATCAGACTGTGAGGGGCAGCTGCAAGACAGGGAAACCAGCCTCCTCCCCTCGTTCTCCGTCCCTTCCGTAGACTCTGTCTTCCTTCGGCATATGCAACACTCCTCTCCTCCAGTCAGACCCCTTCACGCTAATGCTGCTAACACAAGCTCACAGCCCTACAAGGCTTGTGTAGTTTGCCACGGCTGTAATGACCCCTACCAGTGCTTGCTTTGTCGGTGGGTAAGCCACGAGGGTAGGGACCAGTGCATCCTGGTGCCCCGCCCCATCCCCGGCGGCGCCCTAttccccggccccgccccaccccgccctaTTCCCCGGCGGTGCCCCATCCCCCGGCCTCGCCACATCCCCCGGCGGCAGCCAGAGGCTGGCGCTGGTTCTGTGCGCAGTGTACGTTTGTCGAATGActaaagaatggataaattataCAGACTTTCTTCCCACTCCACCTCTCAAAAAAACAAGTGGATGGAgattatttaaagatttcatcccccggtgcctgggtggctcagtcggtgaagcgtcggccttcggctcagggcatgatcccagggtcgtggaatcgagtCCCCagtggggttccctgctcggcggggagtctgcttctccccctccctctacccccaccccgcttgttctctcttcttcattAGCTGAAGAGGGTCATCCCTACAATTAATAACAACTATGATGAAAAGGTGAACTGCAAACGCAGAGGGGAGAGTGAGTCCAACAGCGCGACATCCAAACATGCCTACCGCCGAGGCGAAACAGCAGCCTCAGCCAGAGGCGAAGCGAAACCCCTGCGCCGCCGGCACTGCGTGGAGGCCGGGCGGGGACACCTGCCCGCGAAGCCAGCGCCCAGCGGGGAAGCAGCCCCCTGACGCGCAGCTGCGAGACGCGCGCGGTAATCGCGGGTTGGCGGGGCGGGGCCTCGAATCGCTGGGAGGCGGGACGCGGGCCCCTTCCGCATGACTATTGGTCATCTTGAGGACGGACTGCTCTCGCTGACCAACCGTAGTCCAGATGAAGCGCAAGCGTATTCGGGAGTCTACGCGAAAGGGCGCGGAAGGCGAGAAGCGCGCATGCGCCTGGGCTGCGCCCAGACCGTAACGAGCGGGGCGGGTGGTTTCCCTCGACGAGCCCAGCCCACCGAGGCTGCGCAACCTTCTTGAGCGTGCTTCTCTGGGAACCTCGGGACAGGGAACGTTCAGTGCCCAGAAACTGCCCCGCTGGGAACCCCCGTCTCCAGCTCCTCCTACCCTGTGTTGTCGTCCGGCCGCGCCCTGACCCGCCCTGAGGCTGGTGAATTATTGAAGAAGCCGTGAGCCTGACGCCCTCCGCGGGCAGCGCGCCCTCCCCCCCCGCGGGTCCGCGGCTGGCGCGCCGCCCGGCTCTGCCCCTGTAGTAGCTAACTGTTAGACCTAGCGCGGTGAGCTAAACAAGCACGGGGTGATCCTAGGTAGTGCTGAGTGCTCGGAGCAACGGGGCACTGACGGAAGGACGGAGGGTAGCCGGCGCGGAGGTGAGGAGGGCACAGCCGCAGGGCGCAGCGGTTGGCGCAGCGGGCAGAGCAGGTGCACGAGCCCTTGTGTGAGGCCGTgcggctggagcagagggagacaggctGTATACCTGACCATAGTCTGCTCAGGAATCTGGAGAGGATTCTCAGTACAGCGGGAACACAGTAGACTCAGGCAGAACCTTGATGTGACATGATTTCTTAGCACTCTGCCGAGTGGAGAACAGATTTTTAGGAAGAGTGGAAATAGACCAGTtcagaggctgggagagaggggcGTGGCTTGAGCCTACCTAGGCAGCTGGTGAAACGCCTGAATTCAGGATAGGATTGGGTTGTGTTGGGTGAGGAAGGACATAAAACCAGGGTAAGTCCCAAGCTTTTGGAATGTGCAACCAGGTGAATGGTGGTGCAGTTTATTGAGATGGGAACAGGTACTGGGGATGGGACTCAAGGTTCATCTGTGGTCACGGTGAGTCTGAGATGTCCATTGGACATCCAGGCAGACATGGCAAGTTGGAGGGTGGAGCTCGTGGAGAGGGATCAAGGAGAGTTATGCATATGGACAGGTAGATGGTATTGAAAGCCATGGACCTTGGTAGTGCCACTTGCaggcagaaaatagaagagggcCAAGGGGAAAACGCTGGGGTTCTCCAGCATGGAATGGCCCGGCGGAGGCAGAGGGTATGGCACAGGAGACCGAGAGGGTAGAGAGGAGAAGTGGGAGTGTATGAGGCCCTCGAAGACAAGAAGGGGTAGACACCAAGAGGAAAGATGCGGGTTATCTGGCTTAAATGTTTCTCAGGACTCAAGTGCCGTGCAGGCCGAGAAATGGCCATTGggtcttttacctttttggttcCTGAACGCTTTTTCAGGGGCAGTGCCTAGggagaggtggggatggaggctgACAGGAGTGTTCCAAGAAGAGGAGGAAACgcagagagaaaacattttgcaAAGGAGCAGAGATGTAGATAGCTGGAAATCAATGTCTTGAGAGATTTTCTTACCTCCGAGAGATACCAGAACAAATTTCCATGATGACAAAGAATGACCCCGAGGAGAAGGgggaaaactgaaatttattGAAGGCTTATTTAGTGTATTAAGAGCTTTACAAACAttcatcttcacaatgttttatGGATCAGGCAGttgaggttaaataatttgccccagGTCATGCAGCTAGAGGTGGCAGATCTGAGAGCCACCGAGATTTCTCGGACTCTTCATGCCTTACCACCACATTGCACAGGCACACAGCCCCTGTGCATAAGCACTGGGACATGGCTTTGCCCTGGCCAGAGTGCCCCTGTCCAGTCGGAGAGCTCGCTCATGCTGGGGtagggctttatttttctcttccgaTGCTGTAAGCAGGGGCCTCTCCCCGCGCCAGCCTGAACACCCAAATACCCATGCAGCACAGGACAGAAGCCCTCCCAGTCCCAAGGGGCAATGGCAAGCAGGAGGAGCTCCCAGAGGTAGGAGGCAAAGGGATACTTCTGGGGGTGTTCAGCGGGTTTCTTTTTGTGTCAGCCAGTGCATGGGGTGCTGGTTGGTCCCAACCAGCTGGTGCCTATGGCCCCAGCATTCATCTGGAGCTGTTCAGAGTGGCAAGAAGCCCCGGTCAGAGCCCAGTCTCCCGGCTGCCCCCATTGAGGCTGAGGCTGTGGGGGCGGGTACTGCGCTCCAGCCGGCGGCCAGACAGGAGGCGTCGCAGGGAAGAGCCGGAGCTCAGGTCGCCACAGCTTCGAAGGTGGAGGCTCTCTCGGCCTGGCCGGCCCCATGGGCTCCGGGGCACCTAGAGGCAGACACAGGACAGGGCATCAGCGTGGCTCAGCCTGAAGCTCCAGGCTTTCCTGGTTATCTTCCCAGACTCCCCTAACTCCTACCTGCTTAAGCCCATGGGCCCCATTCCCACTGGGGTCTGGGGCCTTCTTGGACATCGGGAAGAAACGAGTGACCAAGCCTCGGCCTGGCCAGCTGCTCTTCAGGTCTCCCAGGGAGTGGGCAGGTGCCGGGCCCGAGGGCAGGGGGACCTTTTGAAAGGTGGGCACGGGGCGCCGTTTCTCAGCTGAGCGGGCACGTAGCAATTTGGGCGAAGGGCAGCGGGCTAGACGGAAGAGGCAGGCTTCAGAGCAGAGCCCTGGAGACAgagaaggtgggaagggaggTGCACGGAGGGCCAGGCAAAACTCCCATAACCGCCTCCCCCCACCTCGGTACCACCCACATGCCTGACCTGTATCTGCAGAGGAAACGGAAGCAGCTTCTTCCTCGAGCACTTTGGTATAAAGGTCCCTGAAGtcagctggggaggagagggagggactgGAAGGGCCCAGTGGACACACCCTCTGGGAGAGCCTCAAGCCCCGAGCAGCTTGCCCAGCCCCCACACTCCACCCTCAACCAAGCGGGCATCCCCTCTGCCCATGTCTGCCAGAAACCCGATGGTACAGCCTTGCTAGACAGGCACTAAGGCGGTCTGGTTGGTGGCTGTATCTCCCCCAGTcccccccagttcctggcacacaagGCCAGTGGTAAGATTCCATCACATCACCTCAGTGCTCAGTAACTCGAGCACCTGGGCTGAGGGGCCGCTACTGCACGCCACGGACAGGCGGGAAGCCGAGGCTTGGAGAGGGTGGGTAACTAGCTCCGGCTGGGAGCTGTGGaatttggttttagccattcaGCTGCTGATGGTGTGTTTTTAGGAGGTGAGTACTCAGAAGTATCTACTGCAGGAGTGAACtcaccccttcttcctccttgggGACCTCCAAGGTGTCCTAAATCCTGGCGGGCACCCCTGGCCCTCCTAACTCCCCTGCCTGTGTGCTCCTGAACCTTGCGGGGGGGGGGATGCTCACCGGTGTCGCTGGAGGTGGTGATGCCTGGGTCACTGTGGGACCGAGGCAGCTGCAGCGGTGGTCGGGGAGCCGGATGAGGAGGCCGGTGCCCCGGGGGGGTGAGGGAACCTGAGCTGTCGCTGAAGCGGCGAGTGGGGGCGCGGGCGGGAGGGGCCGCAGCAGACCGGCCGCCTCCCCGGCTGCCTCCCCGGGGGACCCGCCGCCTCAGCTCAGGGAAGCAGGGTCCCACCCAGGGCGGCCAGCCCTCCAGCCGGTGGCAGCTGCGGGCGGCCGTGGGGGcccccagtgggggtggggcctcGGGGGCCGAGCAGGAATAGGAGCGGGCAGCCCTCGGGGGTCGCCGCGGCAGGGGGCTGTCCTCGAAGGGGCCGCGCAGACCGCAGTCCAGGCTGAGGCAGTAGCCGGCGCGGCTGCGCTGAATGGAGCGGAAGAGCACGTAGTCAACGGAGCGCACGGAGCCCTGCAGCTCCAGCAGGCACGAGTCCTCCGACGGGCTCGAGCCCCCAGGGAGGTCCCCGATGGCCGACAGCACCAGAGACCCGCTGTCCATGGACACTGTGGGTGGcagggggggcgtgggggggggcgCCAGTCTTTTCAAAGCCCCTCAGCGGCCACGCTGCCTCCAGAGGGATCTCAGAGGAGGCAGGTCAAGTCCAGCGCCCCACCCAGCTCTGCTCTCGCAGGCAGCCCAGcccttgcccccctccccactttttGCTCACCGTCTACAATGGAGGTCACCCGCTCGCAGATGCAGGAGCCATCGTGAAGCTGAGGATCAAAGAGAGTGGCCTGCAAAAAACAGGAGTGTCAGAGGGCCAGCCCGACAGGCTAATGTGGCCACCCCATGTGCTGTGTGCTGGACAGAGCTTAGAAGACCTAGCTTTCAGTCCAGCTTTGCCACCCTGTCCGGGTCAGTtatgtgggcctcagtttccacacctgtaaaatagaaataatagttCCCCCCACTGCTACCCCCCCAGGCTCTAGGGAAGACCAGATGGCCGTGGAGGTGCTGGTGCCACAAAGACCGTGAGGACTACTGTTTTCTTTGTCCAGTGACAGCAGCTCCCTCAGCTTTTCAGGCTTTCTCACCAGCTCCCCAGGCCACAGCGAGCCCTGCTCTCACCTGGCTGTCTCCTCGTAGCCCCATGACGGCCTCATAAGAAGGGGGGCAATCCGTAGGGTACAAGGGCACCGGGCTGTCCATGGAGCCATTGTAGGTGATGCTGGCAggatgagggagaggagagagcctgGAAGAGCACTCCTACGCCAGAGCTCCCTCCCCAGCAATCCAGGCTGCAGCCCTGGTCCCCTGCTCGGTTTCCCCAGCAGGACTCCGCCAGGCCTCACCTCTGCGCATCTGTTTCTGAGCTGCAGGTGTACTCTGGGGGATAGTAGGGCGGAGGGGGCACCGGAGGTATGAATTCCTCCAAGTCCAGCATGGTGTGTaggagaggagctgggggtgACGACGTACAGCCCAGAGGCCCCAAGGGGCCTGAGACTGAGCGCTCAGGGGCCAGCTGCTGGGGAGCAAGCAGATCGGCACGCCTGGTTTCTGGGAATGCAGCTCCTAGGCTCCCAGACTCCTCCACATTCTCCTggtctgcctcctccctcagccagaaccagctcctcttccctctctgcctcagtcATCCACAAAGTCCTCCACTTACGGCCCCACCCACATCCAGAATTGCCACCTGTTCTCTGCCCCCACTAGAACATCAACCCTTTACCCTCGTCCCCATCCAGGCTCTTCTGGGCTTCACCTAACCTGTGGTCCCGTTTAATGTCCGTCCCCGGGCTGACTAGCATCACATATTTCTCTtgctccccgccctcccctcctcatCCTTCCGTGAACCCCCCTAAACATCCTGACACTAGATGTGCCTAATAAATGCCCCACAGCCCCTGAGGCTCAGAAGCCAGCACCGCAGCCACCATCCCCTCAAGCCCAGTCCcagcacacacacccctgccccgCGTCACACTTGCTTGGCTTTGACCCTGGCCCGCCTCTCACCGTGTGCACGAGACCCAGGGAGAAGATCTGGACGCAGCAGACGATGGCAGAGACGGCGCAGACAGTGGCGGCACAAACGGTGAGCCCACAGACGCTGAACAGCAGGTTCtgaaagcaagagaggaagagggatgtGAGCGGGGCCGGGGAGGGGTGAACCCCACAAGTTCTGGACCTGTGAGGACCCCAGAAGCGGAGGCAAAGGTGAAAACCAGGGAGACGGTGAGGAGAAAGGAATGGCTGAGGCGGGGAGTGCACGCTCACCTTGAGGGCTCCTCGGGCTTCGTCACAGGTGGAGTTAGGGGCCACTTTCAGTTCCTGCCCTGACTCTGGACAGGGCCGGAGTAGGGGGACGGAGGGGCAGCACACACAGACCTTTCCTTCCTGAGTGGCCGAGGGGAGGGCGCAGTCAGGACAAACCCAGCGTCCCGCGCCCCTCCGCCCAGCAGCCCTTTCTGGCCCGCCCTCCTCAGTCTCACCATGGAGCAGTCTTGGAAGTCCCGGGCCAGCTGAGCATTCTTACAGGAGAGAACAGAGCCAGCCATGCTGAGCATGACACAGAGCACCGAAAGCAGTGAGAAGAAGGAGATCTGGGGGAAGCAGGTGCACACTCAGGGCGGGGGCCCTCAGGGGTACCCTCTACCACGGATGGGGCACTCCCTTCACACACATCCACGCTTGGCTGGCATGAACTGCACAGCcagtcccctccctcctcggggGCACACGCCGGCATCCCCTCAGGTGCTGGGCACCTGCCTCCCAGTGGGCGCCAGACCCTAACACCTACCACTAAAGTGAATGGCCGCTTCCAAGACACAATGCCAACCACCCCGGAGAACGCCAGCTGGGGACAGAGTGGGCACAGGCTCAGCCTGGCGAGGGGGAGGCACATGAGTGAGCCCCTCACCACAGAGTGTGCCCAGCCCTGTAAGAAGACAGCTGCCCAGAAGAGGAGAGGCCAGCATTTGGACTGGCAGCTAGCGTGGAGGGGTGGGGCCCCAGGAGCCTACCCCACCCAAGGACTGTGCACCCAACTCACCGAGAATCCAGCCCAAGATGGGCAGGACCTCTTGATGCTCTCAGTGGTGGTGACAGAGGAGGCCACCATGCTGAAGGTGACCACCAGGACGCCCAGGAGCACTTGGGCCAGCCCCAGCATGAGCAGGGCCTGCAGCCAGGGTCGGTGGAGGCGGAGGTGGGTAAGGCCCCGGGTGCTGGGTCGGCTGGTCAGCGAGCGGCTGGAGTCAGTGGGCGAGGGCATCATGCCTGCTGCCCGGTTGCCTGCGCCTCGCTCGGCCTCCACTGGCGCTTGGGAGCATCTCAGAGGCGCCCAAGACCCCgtcctccctcctctccacccTCTTTGCTCTAGAGCCCACCGCCTGGATGGGTCCCCTGGGGCATGGCCCAGGGCCTCCAGCTGGGCGGGGGCCCAAGGGAGGGGCGTCGCGGAGGTGTCGCGGGGGGCTCCTTCCCCACCGCGGGCACCGGACGGGCACCGTGCCCGGGACGGCGAGGAGGACGCAGGGGCGCCGGCTCATCGCATCTCCCTGGAGAACAGGGGTGCCGAGAAGGGCAGGTCCAGGCGTGAGGAGCGGCCGCAGTCGAGAACCCCGGGAAGGGCGGGGAGGATAAAGgcgaggagggtgggaggaagaggggaagggtcCTGGGGTCCGAGACCTTCTGGCGGGGAGAAGCCGGGGCGCCACCGGCTGCGAGGCCGCGCTCCCCGCTCTCCCCCGACACCGGGCGCTCCCCAGCTTGGGCCGCAGCAGGTCCTGCCCagcgccgggggcggggcgggggcggggctgcgcGGTGCACCCCGGGAGCCGGCGTCGGCCCGCAGGCCCGGTGCAgagggggcgggcggcggggcggggcggggcgtggCTGCGCGGGGCTCCCCGGGAGCCGGCGTCGGCCCGCAGGCCCGGCGCAgagggggcgggcggcggggcggggcggggcggggctgcgcGGGGCACCCCGGGAGCCGGCGTCGGCCCGCAGGCCCGGTGCAgagggggcgggcggcggggcggggcacCCCGGGAGCCGGCGTCCGCCCGCGGGCCTGGTGCAGAGTCAGGGCCTCGGCCGGCCTCCCCGGGCCAGGGGCCCGACCCCAGCCCCGCCTAGCCTCTGGGGCCCCGGGCCCGCTGCGTCCCCAGCAGAGGCGGCGCCGCCTTCCCGGTCAGTAGCGGAGCCGCGCAGCTCCGCAGCCCTGCCCGACCTCCCCCCGGAGTTCCCATTCTGCTTCCGCTCCAGTCCCCGCCACACTCCCCTTTTCTCTTCCAAAGGCCCGGTTCCCAATAAAAATTCCGGAAACGGGGATTTGAGTTCCAGTTccgctttctttttatttaaataaccgAAGCAACAGTCTTGGCACAGCAGAGAGAAGCTGGGTGGGGTTTGTAAGAGACGGTAGTAGTGTGGCCTAactggggggtggcgggggaagCGAGCCTGGGTCACAGTGGGCTCCCCGCACCCCTAAGTCAGGGTCAGCAGTCATGGCTGCAGGACTGGGGGCACTAGAGAGGAGACCCCAAGTAGTGATGTCTCACCGAGTCCGAGACGTCAGGGACGGGGGCTAAGTGAGCTCCCCGCGGCGGCAGGGCCGAGGCATCCCCGTCAGGGGTCACGGGGCTCGGAAGGCATTGTCGGCAGCCCCAGCGGCTGCGTTGGCGGCGGCGGTTCGCACGGCGGGGTTGGAGAAGACCCCAGCAGCAAATTCTTGCTGGGCCTTCTGAAAGCTGGCCCCGGTGCGGCGGTACAGAGAGTGGATCTGCAAGTAAATGGCAGAGATTATGAGCGGGCGCTGGCCGCCGtgaccccaccccaaccccatcaCGCACTCACTGCGGCTCGGGCTTTTCCTTcgtggctccccacccccacccctccccccaacccccacccctcccccccaaccccccacccccacccctccccccaccccagaggtcCAGGAGCTGAGCGCCTGCCCAGCGGCGCGGCCCTCCCTGGTTCCTCCGGAACGACCCACCCAGGCCCCCGGGGGCCATGACGTCACTCTTCTGGCCCCGCCTCCCGCACAGCCCCTCACCCGCTTGAGCATCACAATTCCCAGCACGGCGATGCCGGTGAAGAACAGGGCGACCAGCAGCATGAGCACAGCCACGGCCTTGTTGGCCTTCAGCACCACCAGAGCGGAGATCCAGCCACTGCCAGAGTGGACAGCACGCGGCAGTGAGGAAGGGCCGCTCTCCGCTGGTTAGCAAGCGGGCCCTATTCCCACCCAGCCCACCAGGGGTCGCGCCCGTCAGTC
Proteins encoded in this region:
- the FAM189B gene encoding protein FAM189B isoform X3 — translated: MMPSPTDSSRSLTSRPSTRGLTHLRLHRPWLQALLMLGLAQVLLGVLVVTFSMVASSVTTTESIKRSCPSWAGFSLAFSGVVGIVSWKRPFTLVISFFSLLSVLCVMLSMAGSVLSCKNAQLARDFQDCSMEGKVCVCCPSVPLLRPCPESGQELKVAPNSTCDEARGALKNLLFSVCGLTVCAATVCAVSAIVCCVQIFSLGLVHTQLAPERSVSGPLGPLGCTSSPPAPLLHTMLDLEEFIPPVPPPPYYPPEYTCSSETDAQSITYNGSMDSPVPLYPTDCPPSYEAVMGLRGDSQATLFDPQLHDGSCICERVTSIVDVSMDSGSLVLSAIGDLPGGSSPSEDSCLLELQGSVRSVDYVLFRSIQRSRAGYCLSLDCGLRGPFEDSPLPRRPPRAARSYSCSAPEAPPPLGAPTAARSCHRLEGWPPWVGPCFPELRRRVPRGGSRGGGRSAAAPPARAPTRRFSDSSGSLTPPGHRPPHPAPRPPLQLPRSHSDPGITTSSDTADFRDLYTKVLEEEAASVSSADTARCPSPKLLRARSAEKRRPVPTFQKVPLPSGPAPAHSLGDLKSSWPGRGLVTRFFPMSKKAPDPSGNGAHGLKQVPRSPWGRPGRESLHLRSCGDLSSGSSLRRLLSGRRLERSTRPHSLSLNGGSRETGL
- the FAM189B gene encoding protein FAM189B isoform X1, encoding MMPSPTDSSRSLTSRPSTRGLTHLRLHRPWLQALLMLGLAQVLLGVLVVTFSMVASSVTTTESIKRSCPSWAGFSLAFSGVVGIVSWKRPFTLVISFFSLLSVLCVMLSMAGSVLSCKNAQLARDFQDCSMEGKVCVCCPSVPLLRPCPESGQELKVAPNSTCDEARGALKNLLFSVCGLTVCAATVCAVSAIVCCVQIFSLGLVHTQLAPERSVSGPLGPLGCTSSPPAPLLHTMLDLEEFIPPVPPPPYYPPEYTCSSETDAQSITYNGSMDSPVPLYPTDCPPSYEAVMGLRGDSQATLFDPQLHDGSCICERVTSIVDVSMDSGSLVLSAIGDLPGGSSPSEDSCLLELQGSVRSVDYVLFRSIQRSRAGYCLSLDCGLRGPFEDSPLPRRPPRAARSYSCSAPEAPPPLGAPTAARSCHRLEGWPPWVGPCFPELRRRVPRGGSRGGGRSAAAPPARAPTRRFSDSSGSLTPPGHRPPHPAPRPPLQLPRSHSDPGITTSSDTADFRDLYTKVLEEEAASVSSADTGLCSEACLFRLARCPSPKLLRARSAEKRRPVPTFQKVPLPSGPAPAHSLGDLKSSWPGRGLVTRFFPMSKKAPDPSGNGAHGLKQVPRSPWGRPGRESLHLRSCGDLSSGSSLRRLLSGRRLERSTRPHSLSLNGGSRETGL
- the FAM189B gene encoding protein FAM189B isoform X2, which gives rise to MMPSPTDSSRSLTSRPSTRGLTHLRLHRPWLQALLMLGLAQVLLGVLVVTFSMVASSVTTTESIKRSCPSWAGFSLAFSGVVGIVSWKRPFTLVISFFSLLSVLCVMLSMAGSVLSCKNAQLARDFQDCSMEGKVCVCCPSVPLLRPCPESGQELKVAPNSTCDEARGALKNLLFSVCGLTVCAATVCAVSAIVCCVQIFSLGLVHTLAPERSVSGPLGPLGCTSSPPAPLLHTMLDLEEFIPPVPPPPYYPPEYTCSSETDAQSITYNGSMDSPVPLYPTDCPPSYEAVMGLRGDSQATLFDPQLHDGSCICERVTSIVDVSMDSGSLVLSAIGDLPGGSSPSEDSCLLELQGSVRSVDYVLFRSIQRSRAGYCLSLDCGLRGPFEDSPLPRRPPRAARSYSCSAPEAPPPLGAPTAARSCHRLEGWPPWVGPCFPELRRRVPRGGSRGGGRSAAAPPARAPTRRFSDSSGSLTPPGHRPPHPAPRPPLQLPRSHSDPGITTSSDTADFRDLYTKVLEEEAASVSSADTGLCSEACLFRLARCPSPKLLRARSAEKRRPVPTFQKVPLPSGPAPAHSLGDLKSSWPGRGLVTRFFPMSKKAPDPSGNGAHGLKQVPRSPWGRPGRESLHLRSCGDLSSGSSLRRLLSGRRLERSTRPHSLSLNGGSRETGL
- the FAM189B gene encoding protein FAM189B isoform X4, giving the protein MMPSPTDSSRSLTSRPSTRGLTHLRLHRPWLQALLMLGLAQVLLGVLVVTFSMVASSVTTTESIKRSCPSWAGFSISFFSLLSVLCVMLSMAGSVLSCKNAQLARDFQDCSMEGKVCVCCPSVPLLRPCPESGQELKVAPNSTCDEARGALKNLLFSVCGLTVCAATVCAVSAIVCCVQIFSLGLVHTQLAPERSVSGPLGPLGCTSSPPAPLLHTMLDLEEFIPPVPPPPYYPPEYTCSSETDAQSITYNGSMDSPVPLYPTDCPPSYEAVMGLRGDSQATLFDPQLHDGSCICERVTSIVDVSMDSGSLVLSAIGDLPGGSSPSEDSCLLELQGSVRSVDYVLFRSIQRSRAGYCLSLDCGLRGPFEDSPLPRRPPRAARSYSCSAPEAPPPLGAPTAARSCHRLEGWPPWVGPCFPELRRRVPRGGSRGGGRSAAAPPARAPTRRFSDSSGSLTPPGHRPPHPAPRPPLQLPRSHSDPGITTSSDTADFRDLYTKVLEEEAASVSSADTGLCSEACLFRLARCPSPKLLRARSAEKRRPVPTFQKVPLPSGPAPAHSLGDLKSSWPGRGLVTRFFPMSKKAPDPSGNGAHGLKQVPRSPWGRPGRESLHLRSCGDLSSGSSLRRLLSGRRLERSTRPHSLSLNGGSRETGL